From a region of the Mercurialis annua linkage group LG1-X, ddMerAnnu1.2, whole genome shotgun sequence genome:
- the LOC126665744 gene encoding CASP-like protein 5A2: protein MNVSHASVHPVEEPPTTDGNNNNNVPRVRMKDIQGMPGTKGGFALRVFQFIFAAAALAVMATTSDFPSVTAFCYLVAAAGLQFLWSLTLAIVDLYAILVMRSLQNYHIVSLFAVGDGLTSTLTFAAACASAGITVLIDNDLGSCAENHCVQFETATAMAFISWFTALPSFLLNFWSLASR, encoded by the exons ATGAATGTGAGCCATGCGTCGGTTCATCCAGTCGAAGAACCTCCTACCACGGAtggaaataataataacaatgtACCTCGTGTGAGGATGAAAGACATACAAGGAATGCCTGGTACTAAAGGCGGCTTCGCCTTGCGTGTTTTTCAGTTCATCTTTGCTGCTGCTGCTCTTGCTGTCATGGCTACCACTAGTGACTTCCCTTCAGTGACTGCCTTTTG CTATCTTGTTGCGGCTGCTGGTTTGCAGTTCTTGTGGAGCCTTACCTTGGCTATAGTTGACTTATATGCTATCTTGGTGATGCGCTCCTTGCAAAATTATCACATCGTCAGCTTGTTTGCTGTTGGTGATGGG CTCACATCCACTCTTACATTTGCTGCTGCTTGTGCTTCTGCTGGCATCACAGTCCTTATTGATAATGATCTTGGCAGTTGTGCTGAGAATCATTGTGTGCAATTTGAAACAGCGACAGCCATGGCTTTCATTAGCTGGTTTACTGCACTGCCATCTTTTCTACTGAACTTCTGGTCTCTGGCATCCAGATGA
- the LOC126682177 gene encoding 11S globulin-like, with the protein MAKPMLLSVSLCLLAIFSGSLASRSFQMQNECQLDRINALEADDHIQCEAGTIESWNPNRGQFQCAGVAVNRHTIEPNGLLLPKYNNAPRLVYIVQGRGMLGVMMPGCAETFQESQQSAGSGDRQAEQHQKIRHFRQGDIIALPAGVAHWCYNDGNERVVAVSIYDIASNANQLDNNPRSFYLAGNPEDEFRQLSERQGERGRSESSPRGSRSQRQQGSCNNMFCGMDTRVIAEAFNIDEQLARKLQSQNDFRGNIVRVEGRIQVVRPLRTQQEMEEQRERESEGSRRYNGVEETFCTMRLKENIGDSSRADIFVPEVGRMSTVNSHNLPILRSLQLSASHVVLRNNAVRLPHWHMNAHSLLYAIKGQAWIQIVDENGRSVFDGSMSQGQVLTVPQNFMVVKRAESDRFEYVAFKTNDNAMTSDVAGRTSSVRGMPVEVLANAFRVSIEEAMRIKFNRQETTFGRSERGSDRRAVA; encoded by the exons ATGGCTAAGCCTATGCTGCTCTCTGTTTCTCTCTGCCTTCTTGCTATCTTCAGCGGATCACTGGCTAGCCGTTCATTTCAGATGCAAAATGAGTGCCAACTCGATCGGATCAATGCCCTCGAAGCCGATGATCACATTCAGTGCGAAGCTGGAACCATCGAGTCATGGAATCCCAACCGCGGCCAGTTCCAATGCGCTGGTGTTGCTGTCAACAGACACACCATTGAACCCAATGGTCTTTTGTTGCCAAAGTACAACAATGCTCCACGACTTGTCTATATTGTCCAAG GTAGGGGTATGCTTGGAGTGATGATGCCTGGATGCGCTGAAACATTTCAAGAATCTCAACAGTCTGCTGGCAGCGGCGATAGGCAGGCAGAGCAGCACCAGAAGATTCGTCATTTCCGTCAAGGTGATATCATTGCTTTGCCTGCCGGAGTTGCTCACTGGTGTTATAATGACGGCAACGAACGCGTTGTTGCTGTGAGCATTTACGATATTGCCAGCAATGCCAACCAGCTTGACAACAACCCCAGA AGCTTCTATCTAGCTGGTAACCCGGAAGATGAGTTCCGACAACTATCCGAACGCCAAGGTGAGCGTGGCCGTAGCGAGTCCTCCCCACGCGGCAGCCGTAGCCAGAGGCAACAGGGATCTTGCAACAATATGTTCTGCGGAATGGACACGAGAGTCATTGCCGAAGCTTTCAACATTGACGAGCAGTTAGCAAGAAAGCTTCAGAGCCAAAATGACTTCAGAGGCAACATTGTCAGAGTCGAAGGTCGGATTCAGGTAGTTAGACCACTGCGAACCCAACAAGAAATGGAGGAGCAACGGGAACGGGAATCTGAAGGAAGCCGCCGTTATAACGGTGTTGAAGAGACTTTCTGCACCATGAGGCTGAAGGAAAACATTGGCGATTCTTCACGTGCAGACATTTTCGTCCCTGAAGTTGGTCGTATGAGCACCGTTAACAGCCATAACCTCCCTATTCTCCGGTCGCTCCAGCTCAGCGCTTCCCACGTTGTTCTCCGTAAT AATGCTGTTAGATTACCCCACTGGCACATGAATGCCCACAGCTTACTATACGCCATCAAAGGACAAGCATGGATTCAGATAGTTGATGAAAATGGCCGCAGTGTGTTCGACGGCAGTATGAGCCAGGGACAAGTACTGACCGTGCCGCAGAATTTCATGGTGGTTAAAAGGGCGGAGAGTGACCGATTCGAATACGTGGCCTTCAAGACGAACGACAACGCCATGACCTCCGATGTTGCTGGCCGGACTTCATCTGTTCGAGGTATGCCTGTGGAGGTGCTAGCCAATGCATTTAGGGTGTCAATTGAGGAAGCCATGAGGATCAAGTTTAACAGGCAGGAGACCACTTTTGGCCGCTCAGAACGTGGGTCTGATAGGAGGGCAGTTGCTTAA